Within the Paraburkholderia flagellata genome, the region TGACGTGGAAAGCGCGTGCGCGCTACGCCGCTTCGCGCAAAAACGCAAGGCAGCGGCGCTTGATGTCGATGAAGCCGGCTTCGGTCGTGCTCTCGTCGTTACGCGGCCGCGCAAGCGGCACCGCAATATCGGCGATGAGGCGCGCGGGTCGTTGCGAGAGCATCAGGATGCGGTCGCCGAGAAACAGCGCTTCGTCGATGTCATGCGTGACGAACACGACGGTCGTGCGGATCTGCGCCCAGATGTCGAGCAACAGCGTTTGCATCATGCGGCGCGTTTGGGCGTCGAGTGCGCCGAAGGGCTCGTCCATCAGTAGAATGCGCGGACGGTTGATCAGCACGCGCGCGATCTCCACACGCTGCTGCATGCCGCCCGACAACTGCGCGGGATAGTGCGACTCGAACCCCGCGAGGCCGACCAGCGCGAGCAGTTCGGCGGCTTCGCGACGGCGCTCGTGTGCGCCGACGCCCTTCATCTTCAGGCCAAAGGCCACGTTGTCGATCACGCGCTTCCAGGGGAACAGCGTGTGCTGCTGGAATACGAGGCCGCGCTCGGGATGCGGGCGATCGACCGCGAGGCCGTCCACGGCGATTTCGCCCTGCGTGGCCGGCAGGTGGCCCGCAATGGCGCCGAGCAGCGTGGACTTTCCGCAGCCGGACGGCCCGAGTACGCAAACGAACTCGCCGGGCGCGATGTCGACGTCGAGCGAGTCGAGTGCGGCGAAGCGCGCGTGCGGCGGGCCGACCTCCACGGTCAACGCGCGCACGTCAATGCGCCCGGGCGCGCGCGACACCGGGGCCCGGGCGCCGGCTTCTGGCTGGTTGGCGGCTGGCGTGTTCACTGGCGGGCTCCCCGCAGGCGATACCACGGCGTCAACGCTGCGCCAATGCGCTTGACGAGCAGGCTGCTGCCCATGCCGAGCACGCCGATCAGCGCCATGCCGACGACGATATCGGCGTAGTTCTGCAACGTATAGGATTCCCAGGTGAAATAGCCTATGCCGTATTGACCGGCGATCATCTCCGCGGTCACGAGGCAGAACCAGGCGGTGCCCATGCCGATGGAAAGGCCTGTGAAGATCGAAGGCGCCGCGCCTGGCAACACGACTTCCGTGTAGAGCGACAGCGAGCGCGTGCCGAGGCCTCGCGCGGTGGCGACGAGGCGGGGATCGACGGCTTCCACGCCGTGGATCGTGTTCAGCAAGATGGGAAACAGCGCGCCGATGAACGTGATGAACATCATGCTCAGTTCCGAAGAGGGAAACATCAGGATCGCGAGCGGAATCCACGCGACTGCCGGGATGGGCCGCAGCAGTTCGAGCGGCGGCAGCAGCACATCTTCAAGCGCGCGATAACGGCCGATCGCGAGTCCTAGTCCGACGCCGACCACAGCCGACGCGCAGAAGCCCGCCAGCACGCGAGTCAGGCTCGCGGCGAGATGCATCGGGAGCTTGGGCGAATGGAGCAGCGCCCATAGCGCGGGAATGGCGTCGGCGGGTGAGGGGACGTTCGCGAACGTGACGATGCCAAGCGAGAGGCGAAAATGCACGACCGCTTGCCAGGCGGCCACGAACAGCACGATCGAACCGGCGCGCCATGCGCGGCGGCGCATCGGTGCACGGCGCGGCGCGGTTCCAGTCAGTGCCGGCTCGCGGACTACCGGGCGTTGTCGGGCTGCGAGGTCGAGCGTGGCGGACATGCGGACTCCTCATAAAGTGCAGGTGAGCGGACAGGACGTGGCGTGCTAGCGCGAAGCGAGGGCCTGCTGCGCGCCCGTTTTTGCGGCGGCATAGTCCACGACGGCGCCCGACGTGTGCTGTGCATAGGCATCGGCGCCCGCCTTCTGCAGGAAGGCGGTGACGCCGCCATGCGCGTCGCGCACGTACCAGGCGTCGGAGGCGAAGAGTTTCTGGCCGCTGTCGTGGTCCTGCACGTACACCGCGCGCACCTTGCTGCCGGATTGTTCGAGCTTCGCGAGCGCGGCGAACCCTTCCGCCGCGTTCGCATAGTTGCGCACGTGCGCCTCGTTCGCAACCCACACCTGCGTTACCGCGATGAGATCGCGAATGGGCTTGCCAGTCAGCGCGTCATTCGCCACAAGCGGTTGCCGCGTGTAGTTTTTCAGCGCGGCGTCATAGTCGAGCCCCGACTCCTTGAACGCTTCGCGGATGTAGCGGTCGTCGACGAACGTGTTCGCATCGAGATTGACATCCGTTTTCTTGAGCAGTTTCAGCGTGTCGATGGCGGTCGCCAACGCCTGGCGGTACTCCGGCTTCCAGGTGAGATCGCGCGTTTGCAGGCCGAGCGGGCCGTGATAGAGATAATCGACAGGCGCTTCGATGCCCGTCACTTTCTCGATCAGCAGACTATATTTTTCGGGGTCCTCTGCGATCAGGCGGTTCGCCTCGATGGCTGCACGCAGATACGCGACCACGACTTCAGGGTACTTCTGTGCGTACGCGGCATCGACGAGCGCGCCGTGGAAGGTAGGCGCATGGCTTTGCGCGCCGTCGTAGATCTTGCGGGCGATGCCGCGATACGGGAAGAGGTCGGCGAACGGCACGAAGTCGGCGTGCGCGTCGATCTTGCCGGCCTTGAGCGCGCTGCCGGCCACTTCCGGCGCCTGCGTGATGATATTCACGTCGGTATCGGGGTTCCAGCCTTGCGCCTTGATCGCGCGCAGCAACATGCCGTGCGAGGTCGAGGCGAACGGCACCGAGATCGTCTTGCCCTTCAGGTCGGCGATCGAATGCACCGGCGAGTTGATGGGCACGACGATGCCATTGCCGCTGCCCTCGGTGCTGCCTTCGAGCACGGTGATGAAGAGGCTCTTGCGCCCGGCCTTCTGGAATGCCGCGCCATTGAGCGAGCCCGGGAAATCCGCCATGGCGCCGAAGTCCAACTTGCCTGCCACCATTTCGTTCGTGAGCGGCGCACCGGAAGTGAAGTCTTTCCATTGCACGTCGTAAGTGACGTTCGCGTATTTGCCGGTATGCGGCAGATACTTGTCGAGCAAATGCAGTTCGCGGATCAGGAGGCCGCCCGTCGCGCAGTTGATCGTCGTGTCCTGGGTGCCGATCGCGACGCGAATCGTCTCGGCCTGGACGGTAGTTGCAGCGGCGAACAAAAGCGGCGCGGCGAGAAGGCGAAGAATCCTTTGGCGTGTTTTCATGGTCTTTTTGGCGAGCAATAGGGGAACCGTCGCGGGTGGCAGCGGCTAGCGCAACAGGTACGGAATGTCGACCTTGACTGCGCCGGTCGGGCAGTCGCGCTCGCAGGGCATGCAATACCAGCATTCGTCGAATTGCATGTAGGCCTTGCCTTTGCTCACATCGATCGCGAGCAGGTCGAGCGGGCACACGTCCACGCATACCGTGCAGCCCTTGTCGGCAATGCAGCGGTCTTCGTCGATCGTGACGGGCGCGCTGCTGCGCTGGAAGATGTCGTGCGGCGTATAGGACATATTCGGATTCCTCAGTGTTAGGTGACGAGTTCCACGGCTTCGCGAATGCGCAACTGATCGTAGGCGCCTCGATCCGCTTGCGCGAGCGGGACGATGTACGGCTCGACAGCGCGCTTTTCGCTCGCCATCCTGCCGGATGCGTCCTTGCGCAGGTGCGTGTGGCAGAACCAGTCGGCGTCGTTGCGCTGCGGGTAATCGACCCGGTGGTGATACAGCCCCCAGCGGCTTTCCGTACGGAACAGCGAGGCGCGCGCGGCCATCTCCGCGCAGTCGCGGATGGCGCGCACTTCGGCGGCGCGCATCAACTCGTGCGCATTGTTGGCCTTGATCGACTCGATGTCTTCGGCAATCTCGTCGAAGCGCTGCAGGCCGATCTCCATCTTGCGCGTGACCTTGGGCGGCTGGAGATAGTCGTTCACCATGCGGCGCAGCTTGTACTCGACCTGCGCCGGAGCGAGTCCGTTTTCGCGTTCGAGCGGCGCGTAGATGCGCGCGCGTTCGGCGGCGATCTGGCCTTCGTCGAGGCTCGCGTGCTCGTGGCCTGCCACGTATTCGGCCGCGTTTGCGCCCGCGAACCAGCCGTAGGTAAACGCGCCGAGCATATAGTTGTGAGGCACCGCTGCCATGTCGCCTGCCGCATACAGTCCGGGCACGGTCGTCTCGGCACGCGAATTCACGTAGACGCCCGACGCACTGTGCCCACTGCAAAAGCCGATCTCGGAGATATGCATCTCGACCATCTGCTGCCGGTAGTCGGTGCCCCGGCCCGCATGAAAGCGGCCGCGGCTCGGGCGCTCGTTGGTGTGCAGGATCTGCTCGATGGTCTGGATCGTTTCTTCGGCGAGATGGTCGAGCTTCAGGAACACGGGACCGTTGCCGCTCTGCAGTTCCTGATAAAACTCCCACATCATCTGGCCGCTCCAGTAGTCGCATTCGATGAAGCGCTCGCCCTTGCCGTTCGCGGTGAAGCCACCCAGCGGACCGGTGACATACGCACATGCCGGTCCGTTGTAGTCCTTAATAAGCGGATTGATTTGAAAGCATTCCAGGTTCGCGAGCGCGGCACCGGCGTGATACGCCATGGCGTAGCCGTCGCCCGCATTCGTGGGATTCTCGTAAGTGCCCATCAGGTAGCCGGATGAGGGCAGGCCGAGACGCCCGGCCGCGCCGCAGCACAGGATCACTGCCTTCGCGCGCACCACGTGGAACTGCGCCGTGCGGCAGTCGAAGCCGAACACCCCGCTTACGCGGCCCTGCGCGTCGGTCATGAGCCGTGTGGCGACGATGCGGTTCGTGATTTCGATGCGCGAGCGCTTGAGCTGCCGGTACAGAATCTTTTTCACGTCGTGTCCTTCGGGCATGGGTAGCACGTAAGCGCCCATGTGATGGACCTTCTTCACGGCGTAGTCGCCGTTGCCGTCTTTCTCGAACTTCACGCCCCAGCGGTCGAGCTGCTCGATGGTCGTGAAGCTGTGCCGGGCATACGCATAGACGGCTTCCTGATCGACGATGCCGTCGTTCGCGACGGTGATCTCGCGCGTGTACTGCTCGGGCGTGGCGTGGCCGGGAATGATGGCGTTGTTCAGGCCGTCCATGCCCATCGAGATCGCGCCGCTGCGCTTGACGTTGGCTTTTTCGAGCAACAGCACCTTGAGCGCCGGGTTACGCTCCTTGGCCTTGATGGCGGCCATCGGGCCGGCCGTGCCGCCGCCGACGACCACGATGTCGTATTCGAGCACTTCGATATTCATTGCGTTTTCCTTCCCTTTGCACGGGTTTTCTGGCGGTCGACGCGCAGCCGGTACTGGAAGGCGTCGCCGCGGAAGTACAGGTATTCGTAGTCGATGGGATTGCCGGATGCGTCGTGCGTCAGGCGCTCGATGCGCAGCACGGGGCTGCCGTCCTCCACGCGCAGGGCGCGGGCGATGTCGTCGTCAGCGAGAATCGCGTCGATCGACACATCGGCATGACCGAGCGGCACGCCGCAGTCGTTCTCGAGAATCAGGAAGATGTCGCGCGTGACGAGGTCGGCGTTGGCGAGCCGCTTGCCGAGTGCTTCGGGCACCCACGTCAGTTCGAGCGAAACGGGTTCGCGGTTGAGCATGCGCACGCGGTGGATTTCCGCGACGGGCGCGCCTTCCGGCAGGTTCAGACGTTGCGCGACGTGGCGATTGGCTTTGATGATTTTGAAGTTGCGCAACTGGTTGACGATCTCGTAGCCCATCGACGACATCGCTTCCGCGAAGCCTTGTAGCGAGGTCACGTTCTGGAATGCCTTGGGCTTCGAGACGAACGTGCCCTTGCCGTGCAGCCTGAACACCAGGCCCTCCTTTTGCAGATCGCCAAGCGCCTGGCGCACGGTAATGCGGCTGACCCCGAACAGGGCGCATAGCTCGTGTTCTGAGGGCATCTGGCTGTGCGGTGCATAGGTGCCGGTCAGGATGCGCTCGCGCAGCGTGTCCTTGATCTGGACGTAGAGCGGCTGGGGGGAAAGCGCCACCAGATTCGTTCGTGACATGGTTGGCTTGTCATAACAAGATGGAAGTGCAGTCTAGGCAGGGTTCCATCCGCGACAAACCAACGATTTCTGATATCTATTTCGTGGGTTTTCTTGTTGGCGCTGTTTTGATGAGAATTTTGACGCTGTCGCGGAAGAGGCTGGTTTGTGGTTCTTGGCTGCTTTGGCCTTTCCTTGTGGTCGTGTCGGTCTGCGTGCGTTGCCCCTGTGCGGGGCGGCACCTACTTTTCTTTGCAGCGGCAAAGAAAAGTAGGCAAAAGAAAGCCGCTCAAACCGCTAATGCCTGCCACAGTTCACCTCTGGCCGTACATGCCAGTGGCTCCGGAGCGTCTGCCACCACGCGCCGCCAACCGGAGTGACAAAGCACTCATCCTTCCGGCGGCGCTACGCGCGCCGAAGTGCATAGCCAAAACCCGTTCGGGCGCGTGAGTTCTCGCCAACTCTTACTTGTACCTTTTGGTTTCCCTTGCAGACCCGGCCGCTGCGCGCGTAGCGAGCAGCGGGATGAATGAGCCCTTTGTCACTAACCTGGGTGGTGCGAGGCGACAGACGCTCCGGAGCCACCGGCAGGAACGGCCAAAGGTGAACTGTGGCAGGCGCTGGCGGTTTGAGCGGCTTTCTTTTGCCTACTTTTCTTTGCCGCTGCAAAGAAAAGTAGGTGCCGCCCCGCACAGGGGCAACGCTCGCAAACCGACACGACCACAAGGAAAGGCCAAAACACCCAGAACCACCAAAACACACCACAACCACGCCCTCAACGCCCCACAGCAGGATTAACAAGCGTCCGATCCGACGCAACAGGATCATCCACCTTCACGACCACCGCAGTGATGTTATCGCGCCCGCCCGCCTGCAAGGCCATCTCCACGAGCGTTTCAGTTGCCTGCTGGCAGTCGCCGGCCTCGAGCGCCCGCACCATCCCGGGTGCCTGCACTTCATTGCTCAGCCCGTCGCTGCATAGCAAAAAGAGGTCTCCGTCGCGCACGACGATGCGGCCTTCGTCGAGATCAAGCCAGTCTGCCGCACCGACGGCCCGTGTTATCAAATGCTGCGATGGATGGTGGCGCGCCGCTTCGGCGCTCAAATGCCCCTGCGCCTGCAGCTCCGCCACGTAACTATGGTCAGTGGTGAGCGGTTCGAGCTGCGCATCGCGGTACAGATAGATGCGGCTGTCGCCTGCCCATAGCCAGCCGAATTCGCGCCCCCTCGCCATCAGCACGGCAACGGTGCTGCCGATCATGCGCACCCCGCGCCGCGCCGCTTCCTCGCGCAACTGGTGATTCACCGTCTGCAGCGTGCCGCGCGCCGCGGCCAGGTAGCTGGTGAGCGTGTTGGGAGCGGCCAGGCCACCGAGCGAACGCACGATCATGCCGCTGGCAAGATCGCCCGCCGTGTGCCCGCCCATGCCGTCGGCCACTGCCCAAAGGCCCTTCTGGGGCAGATCGAGACATGCATCTTCGTTGAGCGCCCGTACACGGCCTACGTCCGTGCGCGATGCCGAGCTCCATAACAATCCGCCTGTCACGATCGAGCCTCCATAGGCTACGCGACGAGTCCGTTATTCTTGCCGTTCTGACCCACGGCTACCGTCACGTTCGAATTGGACGCGGAATTGGTCACGTCGAGCGTCTGGTACTGATTGACGACCTGATTCGCGTAGAACGTGTTGTTGGTCTGGTAGAGATTGATGATCGATCCGAGCGGCGAAGGCTGTGCGGGCTCGTAGGGCTGTATCCAGCCGAATACCCACGGCGCGCCTGCGCCCCGGATGAACGACATGGCCTTGCGGTCGAGATCGCATTGCAGGTGAAGGTCGGTGATGGCGAGCGAGGTCATGAGACGTCTCCGTCAAGATGATGGCCGCGGGCGCGCGGCGTTCCGGCCATACCTCGCAAGCAGCATGCCATTTTTTGGCCAAACGCGGCGCTCGCGCGCCCTGGCCCGGTGAGGCTTGCTCCATATGACCTTGCGCTCGCCCACCGCGTCGCGCGCACGCACTTGCCTTGTCGGTCCAGGGCGCAATGGTCGTGCGCTCGCCAACACGCAGGATGCCCGTCGTCATCAGGACTCCAACACATATGCAATCCGGCCTTGTGAACCGGATGGGCGGCGAACTGACTGTTTGACGCCGACACAATCGCAGCGTTCGAGTTGGCGCGCAGCCGACACACAGGCGCTCTCAACACGAACGCCCGCCCGCTGAGCCCTATAGAATCGTAATCGGTCGCCTGGCATGTCTGATGCAGGATAGTTGGCAACCGGCAAACCGCTGAACAGCACGGAATGCCAGCAACCAGCCAGACGGATGCAGCCATGAGCCCCGACCTTCAACCGACGTTGCACACAGAGGAACCGCCGCTCGGCGCGCATCTCGTGTCGCGTCGCGCGGGCTACAGCCATCACGGCATCTATGTCGGTGCCGGGCGCGTCGTCCACTACGCCGGGCTGTGCGTATCGCTCCATAGCGGTCCGATCGAAGAGGTCACGCTCGAACGTTTCGCAGCGGGCTGCGAAGTCGCCATCGTCGCGCATCCGTGCGCGGCCTTCACGGGGCGCGAAGCCGTGGCGCGTGCGCGCTCGCGTCTGGGCGAAGACCGTTACCGCCTGCTCAGCAACAACTGCGAACACTTCTGCACCTGGTGCGTGAACGGCAAGGGCCGCAGCGAACAGGTCCGCACGTGCATTGCCCATCCGCTCGCCGGCTTGCGCGTGGTCCGCGCGCTGGTTCGCGCACGCCGCGCGCACGCCCGCGACGCGTATATCGTGCAGGCGGCGTGAACGCCAATTCCTGTCGACGCCGATACGCCGCGCTTCGCCACTTGCTTCGGAGACCATCATGAATTCCGCCGAGACCTCGCTGCGCACCCTCGTCGACAAGTGGCTCGCACCCAATGCGCGTGTGCCAGCCCGTGTGGTGCGCTTTAGCCGCACGCAAGAGCAACGGCTGCGTTATGTCTGCGTGGAGGCGGTGCATCCTGCGCGCACGATTGCAATCTTCTTCTTCCGTCACGACGATGGCACGTGGTGCGTATTTCCGCCTGCCAGCACGCGTCCGGCCATGACCGCGAGCGCTGCGTGAACTCAACGTAGCAGCGTGGGGCGGGGCCGCGCCGTGGCGACGGCTGGTGACACACGATGCGCGGGCGAGCCGTCGATCTCCACACGTACGCCGATGAACGGGCGCGGCACGAGCAGCGTGCGCTGCGAGGCAGCGCGGGCGCCGCCCATGATCGCGGCCATTGCCTGTCTGTCCAGTTCCACGCTTTCCGGAAGGTCCTTGATGACGATAATGCTCATGGTCTGCTCCGCGAGATCGGATCGGGTTTGATGGGTTTCGTTTGAGTATAGGCGGCGCGCGGCGCACGTAAACAAGCAGGCGGCGCCTCGCGGCGCCGTCTGCATTTTCGCTTCGCGGCAGCGGTCAAAAGAGCACGCCGGTGTTCGCGTACTGCGAAGGATTGACCTTGAGATTCAGCGGCCCGAAACCGGCGCCGATATAACCGATGTTGTTGAGCGCGGCGACGTCGACCACCTGAATCTGCGAGATGTTCTGCACGATGTTGGGCGACACGTTGATATTGGCGATCGGGCCATAGCCGCCGTACGCGCTGTTATTGCCGCCGCGTACGGCTGTCATGGCGCGGCGGTCGAGTTCCGTTCCGGGAGCGAGCTCGCGGATAACTAGGGAAGTCATGATGAGCCTCCAGTTGCTGTTGAATGGGGCGGATGCATCCAGGCGGGCGCGGCACACGAAGAAAAGCAGGGGTGTGGCCGCGCCGCTGCCCGGACGATCAGAAGTTGATCGTGTTGTGGGCGTTCTGCACCGGGTTGACCGTTGCATGGATGTTCGACGCGAATGCGACGTCGTTGCCCACGTTGTTCACGATGCTGTTCGTCTGGCCGATGACTTGTTCGGCGGTGAAGTTGGTCGAGTCGTACTTGAAGGTCGGCATCGACGGGTAGTAGCCGGGCCAGAGGCTCAGGCCGCCGCCGCCGCGCACGGCGCTCATTTCGCTGCGGTCGAGTTCTTGCGCGACGCTCAGGTCGGCGATCATCAGCTTGCTCATGACAGTTCTCCAGAAGGGCAGTACAGGGTAGTTGGCGAATGAGCTGCAGTATCTTGCGGGCTCGCTCCTCTTAATGCACAGGTTGTGCCAGCGACGTCACCATCAACTCGCTTGCCGCTCAACGCCTTGTGCGGCGGGGCTTTGCGCCTGGCCGCGGCGCGCGCGCAGGGCCGGCGGCAGCGCTCGCGCGCGAAAACGCTGATGGCGCGAGACCAACAGCGCGCGCCGAGGCCGTTGGATTCGGGGCAACACGCGTG harbors:
- a CDS encoding ABC transporter permease yields the protein MSATLDLAARQRPVVREPALTGTAPRRAPMRRRAWRAGSIVLFVAAWQAVVHFRLSLGIVTFANVPSPADAIPALWALLHSPKLPMHLAASLTRVLAGFCASAVVGVGLGLAIGRYRALEDVLLPPLELLRPIPAVAWIPLAILMFPSSELSMMFITFIGALFPILLNTIHGVEAVDPRLVATARGLGTRSLSLYTEVVLPGAAPSIFTGLSIGMGTAWFCLVTAEMIAGQYGIGYFTWESYTLQNYADIVVGMALIGVLGMGSSLLVKRIGAALTPWYRLRGARQ
- a CDS encoding 4Fe-4S dicluster domain-containing protein, which gives rise to MSYTPHDIFQRSSAPVTIDEDRCIADKGCTVCVDVCPLDLLAIDVSKGKAYMQFDECWYCMPCERDCPTGAVKVDIPYLLR
- a CDS encoding fumarate reductase/succinate dehydrogenase flavoprotein subunit; protein product: MNIEVLEYDIVVVGGGTAGPMAAIKAKERNPALKVLLLEKANVKRSGAISMGMDGLNNAIIPGHATPEQYTREITVANDGIVDQEAVYAYARHSFTTIEQLDRWGVKFEKDGNGDYAVKKVHHMGAYVLPMPEGHDVKKILYRQLKRSRIEITNRIVATRLMTDAQGRVSGVFGFDCRTAQFHVVRAKAVILCCGAAGRLGLPSSGYLMGTYENPTNAGDGYAMAYHAGAALANLECFQINPLIKDYNGPACAYVTGPLGGFTANGKGERFIECDYWSGQMMWEFYQELQSGNGPVFLKLDHLAEETIQTIEQILHTNERPSRGRFHAGRGTDYRQQMVEMHISEIGFCSGHSASGVYVNSRAETTVPGLYAAGDMAAVPHNYMLGAFTYGWFAGANAAEYVAGHEHASLDEGQIAAERARIYAPLERENGLAPAQVEYKLRRMVNDYLQPPKVTRKMEIGLQRFDEIAEDIESIKANNAHELMRAAEVRAIRDCAEMAARASLFRTESRWGLYHHRVDYPQRNDADWFCHTHLRKDASGRMASEKRAVEPYIVPLAQADRGAYDQLRIREAVELVT
- a CDS encoding ABC transporter ATP-binding protein, which codes for MSRAPGRIDVRALTVEVGPPHARFAALDSLDVDIAPGEFVCVLGPSGCGKSTLLGAIAGHLPATQGEIAVDGLAVDRPHPERGLVFQQHTLFPWKRVIDNVAFGLKMKGVGAHERRREAAELLALVGLAGFESHYPAQLSGGMQQRVEIARVLINRPRILLMDEPFGALDAQTRRMMQTLLLDIWAQIRTTVVFVTHDIDEALFLGDRILMLSQRPARLIADIAVPLARPRNDESTTEAGFIDIKRRCLAFLREAA
- a CDS encoding GntR family transcriptional regulator; the encoded protein is MSRTNLVALSPQPLYVQIKDTLRERILTGTYAPHSQMPSEHELCALFGVSRITVRQALGDLQKEGLVFRLHGKGTFVSKPKAFQNVTSLQGFAEAMSSMGYEIVNQLRNFKIIKANRHVAQRLNLPEGAPVAEIHRVRMLNREPVSLELTWVPEALGKRLANADLVTRDIFLILENDCGVPLGHADVSIDAILADDDIARALRVEDGSPVLRIERLTHDASGNPIDYEYLYFRGDAFQYRLRVDRQKTRAKGRKTQ
- a CDS encoding PP2C family protein-serine/threonine phosphatase, which codes for MTGGLLWSSASRTDVGRVRALNEDACLDLPQKGLWAVADGMGGHTAGDLASGMIVRSLGGLAAPNTLTSYLAAARGTLQTVNHQLREEAARRGVRMIGSTVAVLMARGREFGWLWAGDSRIYLYRDAQLEPLTTDHSYVAELQAQGHLSAEAARHHPSQHLITRAVGAADWLDLDEGRIVVRDGDLFLLCSDGLSNEVQAPGMVRALEAGDCQQATETLVEMALQAGGRDNITAVVVKVDDPVASDRTLVNPAVGR
- a CDS encoding lecithin retinol acyltransferase family protein, which codes for MSPDLQPTLHTEEPPLGAHLVSRRAGYSHHGIYVGAGRVVHYAGLCVSLHSGPIEEVTLERFAAGCEVAIVAHPCAAFTGREAVARARSRLGEDRYRLLSNNCEHFCTWCVNGKGRSEQVRTCIAHPLAGLRVVRALVRARRAHARDAYIVQAA
- a CDS encoding ABC transporter substrate-binding protein → MKTRQRILRLLAAPLLFAAATTVQAETIRVAIGTQDTTINCATGGLLIRELHLLDKYLPHTGKYANVTYDVQWKDFTSGAPLTNEMVAGKLDFGAMADFPGSLNGAAFQKAGRKSLFITVLEGSTEGSGNGIVVPINSPVHSIADLKGKTISVPFASTSHGMLLRAIKAQGWNPDTDVNIITQAPEVAGSALKAGKIDAHADFVPFADLFPYRGIARKIYDGAQSHAPTFHGALVDAAYAQKYPEVVVAYLRAAIEANRLIAEDPEKYSLLIEKVTGIEAPVDYLYHGPLGLQTRDLTWKPEYRQALATAIDTLKLLKKTDVNLDANTFVDDRYIREAFKESGLDYDAALKNYTRQPLVANDALTGKPIRDLIAVTQVWVANEAHVRNYANAAEGFAALAKLEQSGSKVRAVYVQDHDSGQKLFASDAWYVRDAHGGVTAFLQKAGADAYAQHTSGAVVDYAAAKTGAQQALASR